Proteins encoded within one genomic window of Arachis ipaensis cultivar K30076 chromosome B08, Araip1.1, whole genome shotgun sequence:
- the LOC107611119 gene encoding uncharacterized protein LOC107611119, with product MATRGRGRTRSRAESRNAQLADNHAEFMAAMANLVNTMEANAAATLQAVQRLGQPAGNGNGDGNGNDNSEGNGDNMGGAPMTLATFLKVHLPSFRGSTNPTEADNWFQAMEHALQAQHVPNNQYVEFAAYQLLGEAQHWWQGECRLLQLQNADIPWDVFQTAFYKKYFPEFAREAKEIELMQLKQGSLSVGDYTS from the coding sequence atggccactcgcGGACGAGGTCGTACACGTTCACGAGCAGAGAGTAGAAATGCGCAACTGGCCGATAACCATGCCGAATTCATGGCAGCAATGGCGAATCTTGTGAACACCATGGAGGctaatgctgctgcgactctgcaagctgtgcagaggttgGGCCAACCGGCTGGGAATGGAAATGGAGATGGCAACGGAAATGATAATTCCGAAGGAAATGGTGATAATATGGGAGGTGCTCCGATGACCTTGGCTacttttctcaaggttcatcTACCAAGTTTCCGAGGTTCAACCAATCCTACGGAAGCGGATaattggtttcaggccatggagcatGCGTTGCAAGCACAGCATGTCCCGAACAACCAGTATGTGGAGTTTGCTGCGTATCAACTTTTGGGAGAGGCTcaacattggtggcaaggagaatGTCGCTTACTACAGCTTCAGAATGCCGATATCCCTTGGGATGTATTCCAGACGGCtttttataagaagtattttcctGAATTTGCAAGGGAAGCGAAGGAGATAgaacttatgcagctgaagcaaggttccttgTCTGTGGGGGACTATACTAGCTAA